A stretch of DNA from Anaerolineae bacterium:
ATAGGGTGCCTGGATGGCCGCCATGCGATCCATCAGCGGCTTCACATCCACCACCAGGTCGCCCACCCAGGGGAAGTTCCGCAGGGGCTCCAGCGTCACCGTGGCACCTTCCGGAAACTCCGCGACCGGCGTCAGGCACATCAGCCGTTCGCGCCCGTTGACGCGCACGCCGCATAACCCGCAAGAGGCGTGATGGCAGGCGTGTCGGAACAGCAGGGTCGGGTCCTGGGTGGCCCAGACCTTCTGCACGGCATCCAGGATGTTCAAATGCTCATCCACGGAGACCTGATAGGTCTGGTAGGCCGCCGGCCGGCCAGGGCCGCCGCGTAAGATGCGCAGGTTAAGCGTCCGCACGATATCCCTCCGAATCCCCAGAATCCCGCA
This window harbors:
- a CDS encoding succinate dehydrogenase/fumarate reductase iron-sulfur subunit, with protein sequence MRTLNLRILRGGPGRPAAYQTYQVSVDEHLNILDAVQKVWATQDPTLLFRHACHHASCGLCGVRVNGRERLMCLTPVAEFPEGATVTLEPLRNFPWVGDLVVDVKPLMDRMAAIQAPYVRRDELTAGEEEGTRFEDCIECGLCMSACPVVGSDSAYLGPSPLAMIKRLLEEPRGRDIQSLCALAGDAHGAWRCHSVMECVEVCPSNVDPSQAIGWLRRYLILRGRRQLAGVERR